The Terriglobales bacterium sequence GGAGCAATAAACAAGGGAGAGAATCCGGCAGAAATAAAGGTCAATGGAAAGACAGCGAAAACCATCACCATTCCTTCTGGAAAAGAAATTGTGAGTCCTATCATCGTTGATCTCTCGGAATTCTTTTCTCCGGGAGAGGACCAGGTAGAACTCACAGGCACGTCCGATGCGGCGCGCTCTTCGGCGCAACTGGTTTCTACCTACTATGTTCCCTGGTCCGCATCAACCGCCGGCAAAGGCATGGATGAAAAGCACGGTGATTCCGACATCCTGCACCTGTCGGTGCACTACGACAAAACCGAAGCCAGGATCGGCGAAGAGATTCATTGCCAGGTAGACGTGGAACGCATCGGCTTCCGTGGCTATGGCATGATGCTGGCGGAAATAGGCTTGCCTCCGGCAGCAGATGTAGATCGCGAGTCCCTCGATAAAGCCATCGAGAACGCCGGATGGAGCCTCAACCACTACGATGTTCTTCCTGACCGTCTCGTCGCCTATGTGTGGCCGCATTATGGCGGAGGCGCAACCCACTTCGAGTTCGCATTCCGCCCGCGCATGGGAGAGGTAGCGCAGACCGCGCCTTCACTTCTGTATGATTACTACAATCCGGAGGCGCGTGCTGTGGTAGAGCCAACAAAGTTTGTTATCCACTGAGGAAAATAATCACGCGTTAATATCAATCCGCCTGCCGCGTCATATATGTTTTAGGGGACGCCCCTCGTTCCGCACAAAACTCGATATACTTCTAGAGATACCGCAGACCTTTAGAGCAGGAAATTCGTATCCCAGCACGGGCAGGAGTCCTCGATGAGACGAACCCGCATCAACCTCAAAGAGCCGGCGATGGTTGCGCTGGAGACCATGCGCGCCCACAAGCTGCGGTCGTTTCTGATGCTGCTGGGCGTCATTCTTTCGGTGACAACCTTGATCGTGGTCATCTCACTCATCGAGGGCATGAACCAGTATATTGCCGACCATGTGGCCAACATGGGGGTCAACGTCTTTCTGGTCAACCGCTTTCCTATCATTACCTCTTTAGAGGAATTCGTGAAAGCCCAGCGGCGCAATCGCAAGATAACCTGGGATGACTACGAGTTCTTGCGCGACAACATGAAGCAGGCCAAGGCGGTCGGCGTGCAAGTCAATACGCTCGGCAAAGTGCGTTACAACACCGAGAGCCTGGAAGACGTGGAGATCCGCGGCGTGACCGCCAACATCAGTCAGATGGATGTGGAAGAGCCGGCCACGGGCCGCTATGTCTCCGACCTGGATAACGACCACCGCACTCCGATTACCATGATCGGCTCCGAAGTCGCCAACCGGCTCTTTCCCAATGTGGATCCCATGGGCAAGGAGATCATGATTGATGGCAATCCGTACCAGGTGGTGGGAATTGCCAAGCCCGTGGGCAACGCCTTCGGGCAATCCCAGGACAGCTTTGCGTACATCCCTATCCAGACATTTTTCAAAGGCTACGGAAACCAGCGCAACCTCACCATCAACGTGCAGGCGCCTGCCGCCGAATGGATGAATCGTACAGAGGAAGAGGCGCGCACCATCATGCGCGCCCGCCGCCACCTGGCGCCCAACGACCTGGATAACTTCGGCATCCTCGCTTCGGATTCCGTCATGGAGCTTTGGAACAACATCACCGGGGCAATTGCCAACGGCATGGTAGGAATTGTTTTCGTATTCGTACTTGTAGGTGGAGTCGTGATCATGAATGTCATGCTGGCCAGCGTGACCGAGCGCACCCGCGAAGTGGGCATCCGCAAGTCGCTGGGGGCCCGCCGTTCAGATATCCTTTTGCAGTTTCTTGTAGAAGCATCCGTCATGAGCGCCATCGGCGGGGCCCTGGGAATTCTGATCGCCTATTTGCTCACCCTACTGGGGCGTCTGGCTTCGATTCCCATGTCGGTGCCCATTTGGGCGGTGCTGGTTTCGTTGCTCATTTCAGCCGGTGTTGGATTGTTTTTCGGGATCTATCCGGCAAACAAGGCCGCAAGGTTGAATCCCATTGAGGCGTTGCGCCATGAGATCTAGAGCACATTTTCTGCGCTTTGAATTGGGTGAAAACACCCGCATGGCGCTCAAAACCCTGCGCGAAAACAAATTACGGTCTTTGCTGACCGTAATCGGGGTGGTGATGGGCGTCACCACTTTGCTTTCCGTTTCTGCCATCATGGTAGGGCTCGATCAGGACATGCGGGCCTGGCTGCAGAATTTCGGCCCCGACACTCTTTTTATTTACAAATTCACGCCTGGCATTCACATTGGCCGGCTCAGTGCGGAAGAGCGCTCACGCAAGCCGTTGACCTACGACGACGGCATGGCCATCATGGAGCAAGCGCCGGCCGTCAAGACCTTAACCATTGGCATCTTTCCCCGCCGCGGTGGTATTCACACTGCCCGTTACCAGGGACACGAGGTCAATGGCGTGAACCACAACGGCAGCTTGTCTTCGTATGAAGACGTATACAACATCAGCATCGCGAAGGGCCGCTTCTTTTCCCAGGCGGAGGATGAACATCGCGCCGACGTGGTGATTATTGGCGCCGACCTGGCTGATACTTTCTTCCCGAATACGGACCCGCTCGGAAAAACCATTCTTGTGGATGCGGTTCCATATGAGGTCATTGGGGTGGAAGAGAAACGTAAAGGGCAGTTCTTTAAAAATCAATCGGCCGATCAAGGGGCGGTGGTGCCTTATCACACCTACGAGAAACACCATCCGGTTGATAATGACAATTTCATCGCGGCTTTGCCGTATCCGGGCATGAAGGCGGCGGCGGAAGACGAAATTCGCGAGGTGCTGCGCCGCACCCGCAAGGTGCCGTATGACAAGCCCGATAATTTTGGCATCTCCAGCGCCGATGAGATTGCAACCCAGTTCCACCAGATTACCGGCATGGTGGCCCTGGTCACCTTCGTGATCAGCTCCATCGGCCTGATGATCGGCGGCGTGGGCGTGATGAACATCATGCTGATGTCGGTCACCGAGCGCACCCGCGAAATTGGCGTGCGCAAGGCCATCGGGGCGCGGCGCCGCGACATTGTTGGCCAGTTCCTGGCGGAGGCCATTACATTGACCGGAGCGGGCGGCATGATCGGTGTGATCATCAGCTTAACCATCAGCCTGCTCCTCAACCTATTCCTGCCGAAGGTGCCTTCCTCGGTGCCTATGTGGGCGGTGGTGACCGGCGTGCTGGTTTCCATGAGCGTGGGGCTGTTTTTCGGGATTTACCCCGCAGTCAAAGCTGCACGGCTCGATCCGGTAGAAGCGCTGCGCTACGAATAACAGTCCTCAGTCCTCTGGGATTGGTTAACCACAAAGGACGCAGGAACGCTGGGGTAGGTTTCACTCAGAACTGCTGTTCCCCAAGTCCGCCCAGCACGCTGTTGGGATCCATTTCCACGAACCGGATCTCTGAGCCGGAGAGCACATAGAAGTGGAAATTCGATGTGGTGTTGTTGGTTTGGTCGGTGATCGCGGCTGTACCGCGTCCGGTGCTATCGATTGAATAGGCGCCGGAGAACGGGTCGTTGGGAGTCAGGCCTCCGAGCAGGTTTTGATCTTCTGTGCCGCTTAGATTTCCGGAGCCATCAGAGAAAAGCTGGCCGGAGATAGCCGTAGTGCCAAATGTACCGTCACTTAACAGCAGATCAAAGTTGCCCTGGAGGCTGGCATTAGAGAAGCTGGCCGGGGTTTGTTGCTCGGCTGTGCCGGTAATCACGCCGTCACTATCCACGTACAGGAAATAAGCCGTGGTCGGCGAGATTTGGTAGAAAACGTAGTCCAGGGGTGTAGTCCCGGCGGTGAACGTGGTCTGGCCGCGGCCCGAGGAGGAGTCGGCAGAGTAGGTGCCGCTGAATGCCAAACCATCAGCAATCGTTCCACCAATGTTGGCGTCCAGGACGCCATTGGAAATGTTCCCGGCCCCATCAGCATTCATGATTCCGCCGGCAGCGAACGGCTGGAAGTCCATGTTGAATGAATCAGTGGAGAATATGCCGCTTTGCGACAAGACGTAGTTGCCCTGGAGTGCGGCATTTCCCAAGTTTCCGCTTTGCTGCGTGGCTGAGCCGACCATATCGGGAGCCGGATCCAGCGATACAAAGAGCGCCTGGTTGCTGGAGACCATATAAAGAGCAAAGTTGAGGGTATTGCCAAGGGAGTCATTCAATGTCATTAATCCTCGGCCGTTGCTCGAGACCGAGTAAGAACCGCTAAGGGTACCCGATCCAATGGTCCCGGCATCATTGAAGTCTTCGTTGCCACTGGTTACGTTGCCGGCGCCATCGGCGTTGAATTGGCCGATCAAGGCAAGAGGGAAGACCGCGCCTGTGGAATCCTCATCGAATCCGCTCACGGAAAACGCAAATGGACCGTTGAGTGAGCTGGTGTGGAAAGAGGTAGGATCCTGTTTCTTAAGAATGCCGCTGGCCACCGCTAATTGATCGAATTGCGTGATTGCGCTGTCGCCATTTACGGTGAGCGAAAAGTTGAAGGTCGTCGTACCGAATGTA is a genomic window containing:
- a CDS encoding ABC transporter permease — encoded protein: MRRTRINLKEPAMVALETMRAHKLRSFLMLLGVILSVTTLIVVISLIEGMNQYIADHVANMGVNVFLVNRFPIITSLEEFVKAQRRNRKITWDDYEFLRDNMKQAKAVGVQVNTLGKVRYNTESLEDVEIRGVTANISQMDVEEPATGRYVSDLDNDHRTPITMIGSEVANRLFPNVDPMGKEIMIDGNPYQVVGIAKPVGNAFGQSQDSFAYIPIQTFFKGYGNQRNLTINVQAPAAEWMNRTEEEARTIMRARRHLAPNDLDNFGILASDSVMELWNNITGAIANGMVGIVFVFVLVGGVVIMNVMLASVTERTREVGIRKSLGARRSDILLQFLVEASVMSAIGGALGILIAYLLTLLGRLASIPMSVPIWAVLVSLLISAGVGLFFGIYPANKAARLNPIEALRHEI
- a CDS encoding ABC transporter permease, which translates into the protein MRSRAHFLRFELGENTRMALKTLRENKLRSLLTVIGVVMGVTTLLSVSAIMVGLDQDMRAWLQNFGPDTLFIYKFTPGIHIGRLSAEERSRKPLTYDDGMAIMEQAPAVKTLTIGIFPRRGGIHTARYQGHEVNGVNHNGSLSSYEDVYNISIAKGRFFSQAEDEHRADVVIIGADLADTFFPNTDPLGKTILVDAVPYEVIGVEEKRKGQFFKNQSADQGAVVPYHTYEKHHPVDNDNFIAALPYPGMKAAAEDEIREVLRRTRKVPYDKPDNFGISSADEIATQFHQITGMVALVTFVISSIGLMIGGVGVMNIMLMSVTERTREIGVRKAIGARRRDIVGQFLAEAITLTGAGGMIGVIISLTISLLLNLFLPKVPSSVPMWAVVTGVLVSMSVGLFFGIYPAVKAARLDPVEALRYE
- a CDS encoding Ig-like domain-containing protein, producing the protein MRALSRGIVLFLTTLSFAASGPFRVQISPANGTVVSSTTQQLTATGDFLSITGAGGKDLTNAATWRSSNPGVATVSAGLVTPVAPGTVTISADSGPFHGSTTITVVPNLPVSSIAITPVNPSVPTGLNQQFTATATYSDNSTQDVTAATTWGSTSSSTATIDASGLARPQAPGTTTISASFSGHNDSTVLTVTVPVLTSIQVTPASTTIPYTSSQQFTAVGMFNNGFSQDITATAAWSSNNSAAVSVNSSGVATGLQVGGSATITATQNAIMGTGTVTVVTFSNANLNGRYAFSFHGTDLNSGNLLVAAGSFQADGQGNLINGLEDLVTSSFPPTISSGQTFSGTYSVGPDGRGSASITGTFGTTTFNFSLTVNGDSAITQFDQLAVASGILKKQDPTSFHTSSLNGPFAFSVSGFDEDSTGAVFPLALIGQFNADGAGNVTSGNEDFNDAGTIGSGTLSGSYSVSSNGRGLMTLNDSLGNTLNFALYMVSSNQALFVSLDPAPDMVGSATQQSGNLGNAALQGNYVLSQSGIFSTDSFNMDFQPFAAGGIMNADGAGNISNGVLDANIGGTIADGLAFSGTYSADSSSGRGQTTFTAGTTPLDYVFYQISPTTAYFLYVDSDGVITGTAEQQTPASFSNASLQGNFDLLLSDGTFGTTAISGQLFSDGSGNLSGTEDQNLLGGLTPNDPFSGAYSIDSTGRGTAAITDQTNNTTSNFHFYVLSGSEIRFVEMDPNSVLGGLGEQQF